One stretch of Vogesella indigofera DNA includes these proteins:
- a CDS encoding L-serine ammonia-lyase, whose product MAISVFDLFKIGIGPSSSHTVGPMRAARQFVARLEKDGLLTQTAAVKSEMFGSLGATGKGHGSDVAVLLGLQGEHPDLVDTDAVDGMLAAIRNNKRIALLGTHEIDFIEAEHLILHKRKALPYHPNGMIFEAFAADGSSLSKRAYYSVGGGFVVDEAAIDAGFVPPGVTELKHPFKSGAELLALCQRHGKSISQIMLENELAWRSEDEIRSGLLNIWHVMQACVKRGCEREGILPGGMKVKRRAADMHRKLLSSPEAALRDPLTVLDWVNLYALAVNEENAAGGRVVTAPTNGAAGIIPAVLHYYARFIPGASDDGIVRFLLTAGAIGILFKLNASISGAEVGCQGEVGSACSMAAGGLAEVLGGSPEQVENAAEIGMEHNLGLTCDPVGGLVQVPCIERNAMASIKAINAARMSLRGDGQHFVSLDRVIKTMRDTGRDMSTKYKETARGGLAINVIEVPVNIVEC is encoded by the coding sequence ATGGCAATCAGTGTTTTTGATTTGTTCAAGATCGGCATCGGCCCCTCCAGTTCCCACACCGTCGGCCCGATGCGCGCGGCGCGGCAATTTGTCGCCCGACTGGAAAAGGACGGCCTGTTGACGCAGACCGCCGCGGTCAAGTCCGAAATGTTCGGTTCTCTCGGTGCCACCGGTAAAGGCCACGGCAGCGATGTGGCGGTGCTGCTTGGCCTGCAGGGCGAACACCCTGACCTGGTCGATACCGATGCCGTCGACGGCATGCTGGCCGCCATCCGCAACAACAAGCGCATCGCGCTCTTGGGCACGCACGAGATCGACTTCATCGAAGCCGAACACCTGATCCTGCACAAGCGCAAGGCGCTGCCCTACCATCCTAACGGCATGATTTTTGAGGCGTTTGCCGCCGACGGCAGCAGCCTGTCCAAGCGCGCCTACTACTCGGTCGGCGGTGGTTTCGTGGTCGACGAGGCGGCGATCGACGCCGGCTTCGTGCCGCCCGGCGTCACCGAGCTGAAGCACCCGTTCAAGAGCGGCGCCGAGCTGCTGGCACTGTGCCAGCGCCACGGCAAGAGCATCAGCCAGATCATGCTGGAGAACGAGCTGGCGTGGCGCAGCGAGGACGAGATCCGCAGCGGCCTGCTCAACATCTGGCACGTGATGCAGGCCTGCGTGAAGCGCGGCTGCGAGCGTGAAGGCATCCTGCCCGGCGGCATGAAGGTCAAGCGCCGCGCCGCCGACATGCACCGCAAGCTGCTGTCGTCGCCGGAGGCCGCACTGCGCGATCCGCTGACGGTGCTGGACTGGGTCAACCTGTACGCACTGGCGGTGAACGAGGAAAACGCCGCCGGCGGCCGCGTGGTCACCGCGCCGACCAACGGCGCCGCCGGCATCATCCCGGCGGTACTGCACTACTACGCGCGCTTCATCCCCGGCGCCAGCGATGACGGCATCGTGCGCTTCCTGCTCACCGCCGGCGCCATCGGCATCCTGTTCAAGCTCAACGCCTCCATTTCCGGCGCCGAAGTCGGCTGCCAGGGCGAAGTCGGCTCCGCCTGTTCGATGGCCGCCGGCGGCCTGGCCGAAGTGCTGGGTGGCAGCCCGGAGCAGGTGGAAAACGCCGCCGAGATCGGCATGGAACACAATCTGGGGCTGACCTGTGACCCGGTCGGCGGCCTGGTGCAGGTGCCGTGCATCGAGCGCAACGCGATGGCGTCGATCAAGGCCATCAACGCGGCGCGGATGTCGCTGCGCGGCGACGGCCAGCACTTCGTGTCGCTGGACCGCGTGATCAAAACCATGCGCGACACCGGCCGCGATATGAGCACCAAGTACAAGGAAACCGCGCGCGGCGGGCTGGCGATCAACGTGATCGAGGTACCGGTCAACATCGTCGAGTGCTGA
- a CDS encoding LysR family transcriptional regulator produces the protein MDELRSMAVFARVIEKGSMNAAAQSLGITPSAVSQHLRRLEQRHGVTLLQRTTRKLTLTEAGQLFYQGCAAMLAAARQAEQQLSALRDAPVGELRISAPSGLAGGVLSSALAPLLEANPGLSLRLFFHDEMVDLLELQIDLAIRAGKLKDSSLVARHLADWHFVICASPVYVAKHGLPQTPAELLQHDWVGVAAHEGLSRLQLTRGAETVTLSMPPRISSNNILSARAFVLEGLGLSLQPEPEVRKELASGLLQPVLGEWSLPELPLWMVTPRREGQPAKVRHAMSALQAALGGERRL, from the coding sequence ATGGACGAATTGCGCAGTATGGCGGTGTTTGCCCGGGTGATTGAGAAAGGCTCGATGAACGCGGCGGCGCAGAGCCTGGGCATCACGCCATCGGCGGTCAGCCAGCATCTGCGGCGGCTGGAGCAGCGCCACGGTGTCACCCTGCTGCAGCGCACTACGCGCAAGCTGACGCTGACCGAGGCCGGGCAGCTGTTCTACCAGGGTTGTGCCGCGATGCTGGCGGCAGCGCGGCAGGCGGAGCAGCAGCTGTCGGCACTGCGCGATGCGCCGGTGGGCGAGCTGCGCATCTCCGCCCCCAGCGGCCTGGCCGGCGGCGTGCTCAGCAGCGCGCTGGCACCCTTGCTTGAGGCCAACCCCGGCCTCAGCCTGCGGCTGTTCTTTCACGACGAGATGGTGGACCTGCTGGAGTTGCAGATTGATCTGGCGATCCGTGCCGGCAAGCTGAAGGATTCGTCGCTGGTGGCGCGTCATCTGGCCGACTGGCACTTTGTCATTTGTGCGTCGCCCGTCTATGTTGCAAAGCATGGTCTGCCACAAACGCCGGCCGAACTGTTGCAGCACGACTGGGTCGGGGTGGCCGCGCACGAAGGCTTGAGCCGGCTGCAGTTGACGCGCGGCGCGGAAACGGTGACTTTATCGATGCCGCCGCGCATCAGCAGCAACAATATCCTGTCGGCGCGTGCCTTTGTGCTGGAAGGCCTAGGCCTGTCCTTGCAGCCGGAACCGGAAGTGCGCAAGGAGCTGGCCTCCGGTCTGCTGCAGCCGGTGCTGGGCGAGTGGAGCCTGCCGGAGTTGCCGTTGTGGATGGTGACACCGCGGCGCGAGGGGCAACCTGCAAAAGTGCGACATGCAATGTCGGCATTGCAGGCGGCCTTGGGTGGCGAACGCCGTCTTTGA
- the glyA gene encoding serine hydroxymethyltransferase, translated as MFTKEMEIAGFDDALWAAMQAEAQRQEDHIELIASENYTSPRVMQAQGSQLTNKYAEGYPGKRYYGGCEHVDVAEQLAIDRAKELFGADYANVQPHSGSQANAAVYMALLQPGDTVLGMSLAHGGHLTHGAKVNFSGKIYNAVQYGINVETGEIDYDEVQRLATEHQPKMLVAGFSAYSLVVDWKRMRQIADSVGAWFFVDMAHVAGLVAAGLYPNPVPHAHVVTTTTHKTLRGPRGGLILAASNPELEKKLQSLVFPGIQGGPLMHVIAAKAVAFLEALQPEFVDYQKQVLANARAMVAVVQQRGYSVVSGKTDDHLFLLSLIDKGLTGKAADAALGAACITVNKNAVPNDPQSPFVTSGIRIGSPAITSRGFKEAEAGQVAHWVCDILDDIDNADVAARVKRQVAELCAAFPVYR; from the coding sequence ATGTTTACCAAAGAGATGGAGATTGCCGGTTTCGACGACGCACTGTGGGCCGCGATGCAGGCCGAGGCACAACGCCAAGAAGACCACATCGAGCTGATTGCCTCCGAGAACTACACCAGCCCGCGCGTGATGCAGGCGCAGGGCAGCCAGCTCACCAACAAGTATGCCGAGGGCTACCCCGGCAAGCGCTACTACGGCGGCTGCGAACACGTCGATGTCGCCGAGCAGCTGGCCATCGACCGCGCCAAAGAGCTGTTTGGCGCCGACTACGCCAACGTGCAGCCGCACTCCGGCAGCCAGGCGAACGCCGCGGTGTACATGGCCTTGCTGCAGCCGGGCGACACCGTGCTGGGCATGAGCCTCGCGCACGGTGGCCACCTCACCCATGGTGCCAAGGTCAACTTCTCCGGCAAGATCTACAACGCGGTGCAGTACGGCATCAACGTGGAGACCGGCGAGATCGACTACGACGAAGTACAAAGGTTGGCCACAGAACACCAGCCAAAGATGCTGGTCGCCGGCTTCTCCGCCTACTCGCTGGTGGTGGACTGGAAGCGCATGCGCCAGATCGCCGACAGCGTCGGTGCCTGGTTCTTTGTCGACATGGCGCACGTCGCCGGCCTGGTGGCAGCCGGGCTGTACCCGAACCCGGTGCCGCACGCGCACGTGGTGACCACCACCACCCACAAGACGCTGCGCGGCCCGCGCGGCGGCCTGATCCTCGCTGCATCCAACCCGGAGCTGGAAAAGAAACTGCAGTCGCTGGTGTTCCCCGGCATCCAGGGCGGCCCGCTGATGCACGTGATCGCCGCCAAGGCGGTAGCCTTCCTCGAAGCACTGCAGCCGGAATTTGTCGACTACCAGAAACAGGTGCTGGCCAACGCCCGTGCCATGGTGGCGGTGGTCCAGCAGCGCGGTTACAGCGTGGTGTCCGGCAAGACCGATGACCACCTGTTCCTGCTGAGCCTGATCGACAAGGGCCTCACCGGCAAGGCTGCCGACGCCGCGCTGGGCGCCGCCTGCATCACCGTCAACAAGAACGCCGTCCCGAACGACCCGCAAAGCCCGTTCGTCACCAGCGGCATCCGCATCGGCAGCCCGGCCATCACCAGCCGCGGCTTCAAGGAAGCGGAAGCCGGCCAGGTGGCGCACTGGGTATGCGACATCCTCGACGATATCGACAACGCCGATGTCGCCGCCCGCGTGAAACGCCAGGTGGCGGAGCTGTGCGCCGCCTTCCCGGTTTACCGCTAA
- a CDS encoding methyl-accepting chemotaxis protein — MMSLRTRLMAFVLLVLTVLAVMFCAVAYWKMSDALSSAIRNEINQAANSKASFVAEWVSTRQKIVAAALPRFGTGELQPVLDQARDAGGFDDMYIGQPDKTMTQFTGAAKVPEGYDPTGRPWYLAAKDATGPIASPPYIDAATKRPIITFAQARKDGGQLVAVAGGDVTLQRVVDEVVAAKLPGDGYAFLVTGDGTVIAHPEKDSGLKKIGEVVSGYDMNAVNKDGQIMDVSINGDATLTALYPVGKTGWFLGVMVPVAAAMAPVTQLLMVMVGLLVIGLVVSGIFAYVGVARMLSGLSVLRNAMREVASGHGDLTKTLPVGNRDEVGQIAEAFNQFVAKLREMFLTVRDESDSLARDAADLNRVAEQIAQDSRVQSSELSSTAATIEQITVSINHIADHVGETEVLVSRSRDNSLDSHRAMAEVAREVESIVGAVSSLQNVMSNLSGQSEQIKGIVGVIRDIADQTNMLALNAAIEAARAGEQGRGFAVVADEVRKLAERTASATVQIAELIDTVIQKTGEAINHADATNAKVETGVTLSREAASKVELIKGNAEEISTRMGEITSSTAEQGIATNEMARSAERVNSMAQQTDSSLQEALATIQVLASRGDQLKALVSQFRL; from the coding sequence ATGATGTCATTGCGTACTCGCCTGATGGCCTTCGTACTGCTGGTACTGACGGTACTTGCTGTCATGTTCTGTGCCGTCGCGTACTGGAAAATGAGCGACGCCCTGTCCAGTGCGATCCGTAACGAAATCAATCAGGCCGCCAACAGCAAGGCGAGCTTTGTTGCCGAGTGGGTCTCCACCCGCCAGAAGATCGTTGCTGCGGCGTTGCCGCGTTTCGGTACTGGTGAATTGCAGCCGGTGCTGGACCAGGCGCGTGATGCCGGCGGTTTTGACGACATGTATATCGGTCAGCCCGACAAGACCATGACCCAGTTCACCGGTGCCGCCAAGGTGCCGGAAGGCTATGACCCGACCGGGCGGCCATGGTATCTGGCGGCCAAGGATGCGACCGGCCCGATCGCCTCGCCCCCTTATATTGATGCCGCCACCAAGCGTCCGATCATCACCTTCGCCCAGGCGCGCAAGGATGGCGGCCAGCTGGTGGCCGTGGCCGGTGGTGACGTGACGCTGCAGCGCGTGGTGGACGAAGTGGTTGCCGCCAAGCTGCCGGGTGACGGCTATGCCTTCCTGGTGACGGGCGACGGTACCGTGATTGCACACCCGGAAAAAGACTCCGGCCTGAAAAAGATCGGCGAGGTAGTGTCCGGCTACGACATGAACGCGGTGAACAAGGATGGCCAGATCATGGACGTGTCGATCAACGGTGACGCCACCCTGACCGCGCTGTATCCGGTGGGCAAGACCGGCTGGTTCCTCGGCGTGATGGTGCCGGTAGCCGCGGCGATGGCACCGGTGACACAGCTGCTGATGGTGATGGTTGGCCTGCTGGTGATCGGCCTGGTGGTGTCCGGCATCTTCGCCTACGTTGGCGTGGCACGCATGCTGTCCGGCCTGTCGGTGCTGCGCAATGCGATGCGTGAAGTGGCCAGCGGCCACGGCGACCTGACTAAGACACTGCCGGTCGGCAACCGTGACGAAGTCGGCCAGATTGCCGAAGCCTTCAACCAGTTCGTGGCCAAGCTGCGCGAGATGTTCCTCACCGTGCGCGACGAGTCCGATTCGTTGGCGCGCGACGCCGCCGACCTGAACCGCGTGGCCGAGCAGATCGCCCAGGATTCGCGTGTGCAGTCGTCGGAACTGTCGTCGACTGCCGCCACCATCGAGCAGATCACTGTCAGCATCAACCACATTGCCGATCACGTTGGCGAAACCGAAGTGCTGGTGTCGCGTTCGCGTGACAACTCGCTGGATTCGCACCGCGCGATGGCGGAAGTGGCGCGTGAGGTGGAGTCCATCGTCGGTGCGGTGTCGTCGCTGCAGAACGTGATGTCCAACCTGTCTGGCCAGTCCGAGCAGATCAAGGGCATTGTCGGCGTGATCCGCGACATCGCCGACCAGACCAATATGCTGGCGCTGAATGCGGCGATCGAAGCGGCGCGTGCCGGTGAGCAGGGCCGCGGCTTTGCCGTGGTGGCCGACGAAGTGCGCAAGCTGGCCGAGCGTACCGCCAGCGCCACGGTACAGATCGCCGAGCTGATCGATACCGTGATCCAGAAAACCGGCGAGGCGATCAACCACGCCGATGCCACCAACGCGAAAGTGGAAACCGGTGTCACCCTGTCACGTGAAGCAGCCAGCAAGGTGGAGCTGATCAAGGGCAACGCCGAAGAGATCTCGACCCGCATGGGCGAAATCACTTCCTCCACCGCCGAGCAGGGCATCGCCACCAACGAAATGGCGCGCAGCGCCGAACGTGTCAACTCGATGGCGCAGCAGACCGACAGCAGCCTGCAGGAAGCGCTGGCGACGATCCAGGTACTGGCCAGCCGAGGCGACCAGCTGAAGGCACTGGTGTCGCAATTCCGTCTGTGA
- a CDS encoding ornithine cyclodeaminase family protein, with protein MNHIDHHAAPLLLNQQQVRDYLPALPVRAALSALFQALAHECAVQPAQTLTLFPQGAGDVITYQGVLADAGVFGAKLSPYIVTDGRPVISAWTSLMSMHTGQPLLFCDSGLLTAERTAGTSALAIDLLARQDSRQLTLIGCGALGQAHLRHVLPLRDWQRIRVYAPDLTSKPELQQQLQALDPRIQISGSVAAACDNADVIMLCTSSAAAVLDPATLSKAALITSISTNAVNAHEVPPARLAAMDVYCDHKHSTPDSAGEMVLASQQGSWQRERIVGDLADLVSQRCALPDYQRPVFFRSIGMGLQDIAIACALLQQAQAAQ; from the coding sequence ATGAACCACATCGACCACCACGCCGCCCCCCTGCTCCTAAACCAGCAACAGGTGCGCGACTACCTGCCGGCGCTGCCGGTACGGGCCGCGCTGAGCGCGCTGTTCCAGGCACTGGCGCACGAGTGCGCGGTGCAGCCGGCGCAGACGCTGACCCTGTTTCCGCAGGGCGCCGGCGACGTCATCACCTATCAGGGCGTGCTGGCCGATGCCGGCGTGTTCGGCGCCAAGCTGTCGCCGTACATCGTCACCGATGGCCGCCCGGTGATCAGCGCCTGGACCAGCCTGATGTCGATGCACACCGGCCAGCCGCTGCTGTTCTGCGATTCCGGCCTGCTGACGGCGGAGCGTACCGCCGGCACCAGCGCGCTGGCCATCGACCTGCTGGCGCGGCAGGACAGCCGCCAGCTGACGCTGATCGGTTGCGGCGCACTGGGCCAGGCACACCTGCGCCACGTGCTGCCGCTGCGCGACTGGCAGCGCATCCGCGTGTACGCGCCGGATCTCACCAGCAAGCCGGAACTGCAGCAGCAACTGCAGGCGCTGGACCCGCGCATCCAGATCAGCGGCAGCGTAGCGGCCGCCTGTGACAACGCCGACGTGATCATGCTGTGCACCTCCTCGGCTGCGGCGGTGCTGGACCCGGCAACGCTCAGCAAAGCGGCGCTGATCACCTCGATCAGCACCAATGCCGTCAACGCGCACGAGGTACCACCGGCCCGCCTCGCCGCGATGGACGTGTACTGCGACCACAAGCACAGCACGCCGGACAGCGCCGGCGAGATGGTGCTCGCCAGCCAGCAGGGCAGCTGGCAGCGCGAACGCATCGTCGGCGATCTGGCCGATCTGGTCAGCCAGCGCTGCGCGCTGCCGGACTACCAACGCCCGGTGTTCTTCCGCTCCATCGGCATGGGGCTTCAGGACATCGCCATCGCCTGCGCGCTGCTGCAACAGGCGCAGGCCGCGCAATGA
- a CDS encoding helix-turn-helix transcriptional regulator, with amino-acid sequence MTPTPSPTPQQLLLSRYSHLADSIAKLFFPYAEAVIHDLAQQRVLYLANNLSRREIGDESALEEIERTIAERYVGPYEKVNWDGRKMRCVSSVLFDDAGVALGVMCINFNIAVFEDMHGMLGMLLKGAGLVEQPAELFRDDWQERINTFMHRWLQERQLALNTLSRQHRKELVEALYAEGAFNGKSATHYIANVLGLGRATVYKYLQTLK; translated from the coding sequence ATGACGCCCACGCCCAGCCCCACGCCGCAGCAATTGCTGTTGTCGCGCTACAGCCACCTCGCCGACAGCATCGCCAAGCTGTTCTTTCCCTACGCCGAGGCGGTGATCCACGACCTGGCGCAGCAGCGCGTGCTCTACCTCGCCAACAACCTGTCGCGACGCGAGATTGGCGACGAATCGGCGCTGGAGGAAATCGAGCGCACCATCGCCGAACGCTACGTCGGACCGTACGAAAAGGTGAACTGGGACGGCCGCAAGATGCGCTGCGTCAGCTCGGTGCTGTTCGACGACGCAGGCGTGGCGCTGGGGGTGATGTGCATCAACTTCAACATCGCGGTGTTCGAGGACATGCACGGCATGCTCGGTATGCTGCTGAAGGGTGCCGGGCTGGTGGAACAGCCGGCGGAGCTGTTCCGCGACGACTGGCAGGAGCGCATCAACACCTTCATGCACCGCTGGCTGCAGGAGCGGCAGCTGGCGCTCAATACCCTGTCGCGCCAGCATCGCAAGGAGCTGGTCGAGGCGCTGTACGCCGAGGGCGCCTTCAACGGCAAGAGCGCCACCCACTACATCGCCAATGTGCTCGGCCTCGGCCGCGCCACGGTGTACAAGTATCTGCAAACGCTGAAATAG
- a CDS encoding transporter substrate-binding domain-containing protein, which translates to MISKRVRNAVFPLLACLAGTAMAQGAPLRMGLEPFYPPFESKQADGQLVGFDIDVGKAVCERMAAKCSWVETSFEGLIPGLKAKKFDAINSAMNITAKRRESIDFTVPIYIVPIQMVARRDSKLTPTVASLKGKTVGVLQGATQEDFVRKHWEKHGVKVVAYRDQAQIFLDLAAGRLDAGVQEAQTAMEGFLSKPQGKDFDFAGGVLSDFATLGEGTGMGVRKGDPRKAELDKAIASLKQDGTLSRISMKYFHRDIIAK; encoded by the coding sequence ATGATCAGCAAACGCGTTCGCAATGCCGTTTTCCCCTTGCTGGCCTGCCTCGCCGGTACCGCCATGGCGCAGGGTGCGCCGCTGCGCATGGGGCTGGAGCCGTTCTACCCGCCGTTCGAGAGCAAGCAGGCCGACGGCCAGCTGGTCGGCTTCGACATCGATGTCGGCAAGGCCGTCTGCGAGCGCATGGCCGCCAAGTGCAGCTGGGTGGAAACCTCGTTTGAGGGCTTGATCCCCGGCCTGAAAGCGAAGAAATTCGACGCCATCAACTCGGCGATGAACATCACCGCCAAGCGCCGCGAGTCGATCGACTTCACCGTCCCGATCTACATCGTGCCGATCCAGATGGTGGCACGTCGCGACAGCAAGCTGACACCGACCGTGGCCAGCCTGAAGGGCAAGACCGTCGGCGTGCTGCAGGGCGCCACCCAGGAAGACTTCGTGCGCAAGCACTGGGAGAAGCACGGCGTGAAGGTGGTTGCCTACCGCGACCAGGCGCAGATTTTCCTCGATCTCGCCGCCGGCCGACTGGATGCCGGGGTGCAGGAAGCGCAGACTGCGATGGAAGGCTTCCTCAGCAAGCCGCAGGGCAAGGACTTTGACTTTGCCGGCGGGGTGCTCAGCGATTTCGCCACCCTCGGCGAGGGCACCGGCATGGGCGTGCGCAAGGGCGACCCGCGCAAGGCCGAGCTGGACAAGGCGATTGCCAGCCTGAAGCAGGATGGCACCCTGAGCCGCATTTCGATGAAATACTTCCACCGCGACATCATCGCCAAGTAA
- the mmuM gene encoding homocysteine S-methyltransferase translates to MFANPFARFQDAPVVLDGAMASELERRGCDLNDALWSARVLIEQPELIRQVHFDYFVAGADVATTASYQASFSGFAKRSLDEAAAAELMQRSVQLAQLARDEFWADAANHAGRQRPLVAASVGPYGAMLADGSEYRGHYGRSETELMDFHRPRIAALLAAAPDLLACETIPCTVEARAIARVLQQDFPQAAAWISFSCRDDANLSDGTPLLVAVTELEAYPQIVAVGVNCTAPRHIVPLLQTLAAQTGKRLLTYPNSGEAYDAVTKTWHGSSDPMAFAEAARQWRLAGASCIGGCCRTSPDDIRALAGWLRG, encoded by the coding sequence ATGTTTGCCAATCCTTTTGCCCGCTTTCAGGATGCCCCGGTCGTGCTGGACGGCGCGATGGCGTCCGAGCTGGAACGTCGCGGTTGTGACCTGAATGACGCGTTGTGGTCGGCGCGGGTGCTGATCGAGCAGCCGGAGCTGATCCGCCAGGTGCATTTTGACTACTTCGTCGCCGGTGCCGATGTTGCCACCACCGCCAGCTACCAGGCATCGTTCAGCGGCTTTGCCAAACGCAGCCTGGACGAAGCCGCCGCCGCGGAACTGATGCAGCGCTCGGTGCAGCTGGCGCAGCTGGCGCGCGACGAGTTCTGGGCCGATGCGGCCAACCATGCCGGTCGCCAGCGGCCGCTGGTGGCGGCCTCGGTGGGGCCGTACGGCGCGATGCTGGCCGACGGTTCCGAGTACCGTGGCCACTACGGCCGCAGCGAAACCGAGCTGATGGACTTCCATCGCCCGCGCATTGCCGCCTTGCTGGCCGCCGCGCCGGATCTGCTGGCGTGCGAGACCATCCCCTGCACGGTGGAAGCGCGCGCCATCGCCCGCGTGCTGCAGCAGGACTTTCCGCAGGCGGCGGCATGGATCAGCTTCTCCTGCCGCGATGATGCCAACCTGAGCGACGGCACGCCGTTGCTGGTGGCGGTGACCGAGCTGGAAGCCTATCCGCAGATTGTGGCGGTGGGCGTCAATTGCACCGCACCGCGCCATATCGTGCCGCTGCTGCAAACGTTGGCCGCACAGACCGGCAAGCGACTGCTGACCTATCCCAATTCCGGCGAAGCCTACGACGCGGTGACCAAGACCTGGCACGGCAGCAGCGATCCTATGGCCTTCGCCGAGGCTGCGCGGCAGTGGCGGCTGGCCGGCGCCAGCTGCATCGGCGGCTGCTGCCGCACGTCGCCGGACGATATCCGGGCGCTGGCCGGCTGGCTGC
- a CDS encoding NAD(P)-dependent oxidoreductase, whose amino-acid sequence MKIALIGASGFVGSAILKELLSRNVAVTAIASRPERIGAAANLDVVAADAYDADAVARAVAGHDVVISAFNPGWDKADIRELFLAGHQAIVAGVKAAGVPRFIEIGGAGSLFVAPGVQLIDTPHFPAEYKEGAEGARQALNLLQQETLLDWVFVSPPALLAPGARSGQYRLGGNELLMAGEAPAGISGADLAVAVVDEALQPQHHRQRFTAASV is encoded by the coding sequence ATGAAAATCGCACTGATCGGCGCCAGCGGCTTTGTCGGCTCGGCCATCCTGAAAGAACTGCTGTCGCGCAATGTCGCCGTCACCGCCATCGCCAGTCGTCCTGAGCGCATCGGCGCTGCGGCCAACCTTGACGTGGTGGCCGCCGATGCCTACGACGCCGATGCGGTGGCCCGTGCCGTCGCCGGCCACGACGTGGTGATCAGCGCCTTCAACCCCGGCTGGGACAAGGCCGACATCCGCGAACTGTTCCTCGCCGGCCACCAGGCCATCGTCGCCGGGGTCAAGGCCGCCGGCGTGCCGCGCTTCATCGAGATCGGCGGCGCTGGCAGCCTGTTCGTTGCCCCCGGCGTGCAGCTGATCGACACCCCGCACTTCCCGGCGGAATACAAAGAAGGCGCCGAGGGCGCGCGCCAGGCGCTGAACCTGCTGCAACAGGAAACCTTGCTGGACTGGGTGTTCGTGTCGCCTCCGGCGCTGCTGGCACCGGGCGCACGCAGCGGACAGTACCGTCTCGGCGGCAACGAGCTGCTGATGGCAGGCGAGGCACCGGCCGGCATCAGCGGCGCCGACCTCGCCGTGGCGGTGGTGGACGAGGCGCTGCAGCCGCAGCACCATCGCCAGCGCTTTACCGCCGCCAGCGTCTGA
- a CDS encoding NAD(P)/FAD-dependent oxidoreductase, translated as MDFDIIVLGAGMIGVSSAIALQQRGLRVALLDRRAPGEETSHGNAGLLERAAVVPYGFPRDLASVLRIGRNRSTDVRYQPSSLLQSTPWLWRYFRASAPHRLAAAARDMLPLISRSLDEHATLIAAANMQQLCSDDGLYEAYRTEAGFAAEAVNARRIAAEHGLQLQILDAAQLRAAEPGLGEGFAGAVHWRDPQRISDPGALTRGYARYFESLGGTLLQQEATSLVPDGSGWQVHTAAGVLHAAQVVVAMGPWSDDIFQPLGYRIPLQTKRGYHMHYQPLGPGLSYTVADVEGGFVVSPMQRGLRIATGVELARRDAAPNYAQLEQAEALARGLFPLGERLDATPWMGSRPCLPDMRPALGAAPRHRGLWFNFGHAHHGLTLGPVCGQLLAQVICGETPFTDPAPYAPARFL; from the coding sequence ATGGATTTCGACATCATCGTCCTCGGCGCCGGCATGATCGGCGTCTCCAGCGCCATCGCCCTGCAACAACGCGGCCTGCGCGTGGCGCTGCTGGATCGCCGCGCCCCCGGCGAGGAAACCAGCCACGGCAACGCCGGCCTGCTGGAACGCGCCGCCGTGGTGCCTTACGGCTTCCCTCGCGATCTTGCCAGCGTGCTGCGCATCGGCCGCAACCGCTCCACCGACGTGCGCTACCAACCGTCCAGCCTGCTGCAGAGCACGCCGTGGCTGTGGCGCTACTTCCGCGCCTCCGCCCCGCACCGGCTCGCTGCCGCCGCGCGCGACATGCTGCCCCTGATCAGCCGCAGCCTGGACGAACACGCCACGCTGATCGCCGCGGCCAATATGCAGCAGCTGTGCAGCGACGACGGCCTGTACGAGGCCTACCGCACCGAGGCCGGCTTTGCCGCCGAGGCCGTCAACGCGCGCCGCATCGCCGCCGAACACGGCCTGCAACTGCAGATCCTGGACGCGGCGCAGCTGCGCGCCGCCGAGCCGGGACTGGGTGAGGGCTTCGCCGGCGCGGTGCACTGGCGCGACCCGCAGCGCATCAGCGATCCGGGCGCGCTGACCCGCGGCTATGCCCGCTATTTCGAAAGCCTGGGCGGCACGCTGCTGCAACAGGAAGCCACGTCGCTGGTCCCGGATGGCAGCGGCTGGCAGGTACACACCGCCGCCGGGGTACTGCACGCCGCACAGGTGGTGGTGGCGATGGGGCCGTGGTCCGACGACATCTTCCAGCCGCTGGGTTACCGCATCCCGCTGCAGACCAAGCGCGGCTACCACATGCACTACCAGCCACTGGGGCCGGGCCTGAGCTACACCGTGGCCGACGTGGAAGGCGGCTTCGTGGTGTCGCCGATGCAGCGCGGCCTGCGCATCGCCACCGGGGTGGAGCTGGCGCGACGCGATGCCGCCCCCAACTACGCGCAGCTGGAGCAGGCCGAGGCGTTGGCGCGCGGGCTGTTCCCGCTGGGTGAGCGGCTGGACGCCACGCCGTGGATGGGCAGCCGGCCGTGCCTGCCGGACATGCGCCCGGCGCTGGGCGCCGCGCCGCGCCATCGCGGTCTGTGGTTCAACTTCGGCCACGCCCACCACGGCCTGACGCTGGGGCCGGTGTGCGGCCAACTGCTGGCGCAGGTGATCTGCGGCGAGACGCCGTTTACCGACCCGGCGCCGTACGCGCCGGCGCGCTTCCTGTAA